The proteins below come from a single Thermopolyspora flexuosa genomic window:
- a CDS encoding phosphatase PAP2 family protein, producing MTIPRPPGARQPDRMPPATRPAPLWARAVSEILSPAHLVMALPLAIGWHATWPEFSGALWGLVASLFCGAVPYAVILAGVRAGRLTDKHIARRDQRVRPLVLALGSVVAGLGALLLLGAIPAVVVLVLGMLVALAVIVPITAFWKISLHAAVAAGTAIVLTFTFGGLAAALAWPLTVLVAAARVALGAHTVAQVIAGGLVGSLVPLGVYLLAL from the coding sequence GTGACCATCCCCCGGCCACCGGGTGCCCGGCAGCCCGACCGGATGCCGCCCGCCACGCGGCCCGCGCCGCTGTGGGCGCGGGCGGTGAGCGAGATCCTCTCCCCCGCGCACCTGGTGATGGCGCTGCCGCTCGCCATCGGGTGGCACGCCACCTGGCCGGAGTTCTCCGGCGCGCTGTGGGGACTGGTCGCGTCGCTGTTCTGCGGGGCCGTGCCGTACGCGGTGATCCTCGCCGGGGTGCGCGCGGGGCGGCTCACCGACAAGCACATCGCGCGGCGCGACCAGCGGGTTCGGCCGCTCGTGCTCGCGCTCGGCTCGGTGGTGGCCGGGCTCGGCGCGCTGCTGCTGCTCGGGGCGATCCCGGCCGTGGTGGTGCTGGTGCTCGGCATGCTGGTGGCGCTCGCCGTGATCGTGCCGATCACCGCGTTCTGGAAGATCAGCCTGCACGCGGCCGTGGCGGCCGGGACGGCCATCGTGCTCACCTTCACCTTCGGCGGCCTCGCCGCCGCGCTCGCCTGGCCGCTCACCGTCCTCGTGGCCGCGGCCCGCGTCGCGCTGGGCGCGCACACCGTCGCGCAGGTGATCGCCGGGGGCCTGGTCGGCTCCCTCGTCCCGCTCGGGGTCTATCTCCTCGCCCTGTGA
- a CDS encoding vWA domain-containing protein gives MTLFVIEIFAPLLIDSGDAAPFLSLVGLLVVLVAVAELLRLQPEAIEPLASLLSAVARRLRLRTRPRRAPRQARRWIPAAAVLRRLRVLVAHVVVIAGFAASAWLATTWVTTRVAPGWGEPCGRPLELRVLTSAENRDIIRRLADEFAVSPENNRGCRLAHITLSTQSSAEVVRQAFLREWSGPSSVGTDSPVATLLGARPDVWLPASTAEVEHVLALRPRDAELEVMGSLAYTPMVFAAPKRYRQRIESQLPQAGSPSWRDLIDAAVRSGLTVARPDPGLSVAGLLATVDLYRGIPRGNTQALRDLERRITSLGTPVSGLRDLLCTIRTSGASTTAVIVTEQAWLDYERGEPLGDGCPRPGGRPPVSYHAFHPADAHGADHPFVRVTWGKEADPRRDEAIDRWRRWLAERLASAGGYRSTAGQAVGDLPPIIEPEVPVRRFRGQELARTLEEFPSARQAVTLAFIVDRSGSMNKPTAENVSRLDRARELIDASLRLLGAADSAGVAAFPAEGEPGGPRLHQIQPVVPFSGENREEAAKRLAAFDGRGSGHMPLYDAIEEAARGLRGRGVNQAVVVFTDGERSTRGGIDAAELARRLAASADRPRVFVVAIGERECDEPDITRLEEHDVMSRCYAASESTTDQLIGWLFADLRAEGEAR, from the coding sequence GTGACGCTGTTCGTCATCGAGATTTTCGCCCCGCTGCTCATCGACAGCGGCGACGCGGCCCCGTTCCTCTCCCTCGTGGGCCTGCTCGTCGTGCTGGTCGCGGTCGCGGAGCTGCTCCGGCTGCAGCCGGAGGCGATCGAGCCGCTGGCGTCGCTCCTGTCCGCCGTGGCCCGGCGGCTGCGCCTGCGCACCCGGCCGCGGCGGGCCCCCAGGCAGGCCAGGCGGTGGATCCCGGCCGCGGCCGTGCTGCGCCGCCTGCGCGTCCTCGTCGCCCACGTGGTGGTCATCGCCGGGTTCGCCGCGTCCGCCTGGCTCGCCACCACCTGGGTGACCACCCGGGTGGCGCCGGGCTGGGGCGAGCCGTGCGGCCGCCCGCTCGAGCTGCGCGTGCTCACCTCCGCCGAGAACCGCGACATCATCCGGCGGCTCGCCGACGAGTTCGCGGTCTCGCCGGAGAACAACCGGGGCTGCCGGCTCGCGCACATCACCCTCTCCACGCAGTCCTCCGCCGAGGTGGTACGGCAGGCGTTCCTGCGCGAGTGGTCCGGCCCGTCGAGCGTGGGCACCGACTCCCCCGTCGCCACGCTGCTCGGCGCCCGCCCCGACGTGTGGCTCCCCGCATCCACGGCCGAGGTGGAGCACGTGCTCGCGCTGCGGCCCAGGGACGCCGAGCTGGAGGTGATGGGCTCGCTCGCCTACACGCCGATGGTGTTCGCCGCGCCGAAGCGGTACCGGCAGCGCATCGAGAGCCAGCTGCCGCAGGCGGGCTCGCCGTCCTGGCGCGACCTCATCGACGCGGCGGTCCGGTCCGGCCTCACCGTGGCCCGGCCCGACCCCGGCCTCTCCGTCGCCGGGCTGCTCGCCACGGTCGACCTCTACCGGGGGATCCCGCGCGGGAACACCCAGGCGCTGCGCGACCTGGAACGGCGGATCACCTCGCTCGGCACCCCGGTGAGCGGCCTGCGCGACCTGCTGTGCACGATCCGCACCTCCGGCGCCTCGACCACCGCCGTGATCGTCACCGAGCAGGCGTGGCTCGACTACGAGCGGGGCGAGCCGCTCGGCGACGGCTGCCCGCGGCCCGGCGGCCGTCCCCCGGTCTCCTACCACGCCTTCCACCCGGCGGACGCGCACGGGGCCGACCACCCCTTCGTCCGCGTCACCTGGGGGAAGGAGGCGGACCCGCGGCGCGACGAGGCGATCGACCGGTGGCGGCGGTGGCTGGCGGAGCGGCTCGCCTCGGCGGGTGGCTACCGCAGCACCGCCGGGCAGGCCGTGGGCGACCTGCCGCCGATCATCGAGCCCGAGGTCCCGGTGCGCCGGTTCCGCGGCCAGGAGCTCGCCCGCACGCTCGAGGAGTTCCCCAGCGCGCGGCAGGCCGTCACCCTCGCGTTCATCGTCGACCGCTCCGGATCGATGAACAAGCCGACCGCGGAGAACGTCTCCCGGCTCGACCGGGCCCGCGAGCTCATCGACGCCTCGCTGCGGCTGCTCGGCGCCGCCGACTCGGCGGGCGTGGCGGCGTTCCCCGCCGAGGGCGAGCCCGGCGGCCCGCGCCTCCACCAGATCCAGCCGGTCGTGCCGTTCAGCGGGGAGAACCGGGAGGAGGCGGCCAAGCGGCTCGCCGCCTTCGACGGCCGGGGCTCGGGCCACATGCCGCTGTACGACGCGATCGAGGAGGCGGCGCGCGGGCTGCGCGGCCGGGGCGTCAACCAGGCCGTGGTCGTGTTCACCGACGGCGAGCGGAGCACCCGCGGCGGCATCGACGCCGCCGAGCTCGCCCGGCGCCTCGCCGCGTCCGCCGACCGGCCGCGCGTGTTCGTGGTCGCGATCGGCGAACGCGAATGCGACGAGCCGGACATCACCCGGCTGGAGGAGCACGACGTCATGTCCCGCTGCTACGCGGCGAGCGAATCCACCACCGACCAGCTCATCGGCTGGCTCTTCGCCGACCTGCGCGCCGAGGGTGAGGCCCGATGA
- a CDS encoding extracellular solute-binding protein, which translates to MSAGGRRRLRWLAALATAGALAGTVSALVPYHQRYGHACERDPADNRIVMLSGEDINPGRHRHELIKEWERRNPGGPSVTLIEISGGSNSEYGEALASQQLGSCRYDILLLDVVWMRTFIDGGYLEPFPDGEFRPDNFLPGPWWTGTGSDGRQYGIPFKSDVGLLFYRRDLMPEPPRNWDELRDRTIENLLPSAKTKVTAGMVTQLADYEGLTVNGMEAIWAAGGTLRVEGRKVVLDDAAVAGLQRLVDETTRTVIHPASTEYQETESLKAFMQSRVLTMRNWPYAYAVLKADPVLRDKVGVTELFAPPGGSGGAAVLGGQNLVIPRNALHKEEAREFVRFLTDPRRQCLLFTRSGYVPVRTEVYDRNNTSATACTELWGEPGERAEDGVEKADTADARDLRELAGVLDRALRNARPRPAVPDYPAFSRAFHRYLHNAIVGSETVSKQELERLLTACAGWTPPRGQCP; encoded by the coding sequence ATGAGCGCCGGGGGCCGCCGCCGGTTGCGCTGGCTGGCCGCGCTCGCCACGGCCGGCGCGCTCGCCGGCACGGTGTCCGCGCTCGTGCCGTACCACCAGCGGTACGGCCACGCCTGCGAGCGCGACCCGGCGGACAACCGGATCGTGATGCTCAGCGGCGAGGACATCAATCCCGGGCGGCACCGGCACGAGCTGATCAAGGAGTGGGAGCGGCGCAACCCCGGCGGGCCGTCGGTCACGCTGATCGAGATCTCGGGCGGGTCGAACAGCGAGTACGGCGAGGCCCTCGCCTCGCAGCAGCTCGGGAGCTGCCGGTACGACATCCTCCTGCTCGACGTGGTGTGGATGCGCACGTTCATCGACGGCGGCTACCTCGAGCCGTTCCCGGACGGCGAGTTCCGGCCGGACAACTTCCTGCCCGGGCCGTGGTGGACCGGCACCGGCTCCGACGGCCGGCAGTACGGCATCCCGTTCAAGAGCGACGTCGGGCTGCTGTTCTACCGCAGGGACCTGATGCCCGAGCCGCCGCGGAACTGGGACGAGCTGCGCGACCGCACGATCGAGAACCTGCTGCCGAGCGCGAAGACCAAGGTCACGGCGGGCATGGTGACCCAGCTCGCCGACTACGAGGGCCTGACCGTCAACGGCATGGAGGCGATCTGGGCCGCGGGCGGCACGCTGCGGGTGGAGGGCCGGAAGGTGGTGCTCGACGACGCCGCGGTCGCCGGGCTGCAGCGGCTCGTCGACGAGACCACCCGGACGGTGATCCACCCGGCGTCCACCGAGTACCAGGAGACCGAGAGCCTGAAGGCGTTCATGCAGAGCCGCGTCCTCACCATGCGGAACTGGCCGTACGCCTACGCGGTGCTCAAGGCCGACCCGGTGCTGCGGGACAAGGTCGGGGTCACCGAGCTGTTCGCGCCTCCCGGCGGGTCCGGCGGCGCGGCCGTGCTGGGCGGGCAGAACCTGGTGATCCCCAGGAACGCGCTGCACAAGGAGGAGGCACGGGAGTTCGTGCGGTTCCTCACCGATCCGCGGCGGCAGTGCCTGCTGTTCACCCGCAGTGGGTACGTGCCGGTGCGGACCGAGGTGTACGACCGGAACAACACCTCGGCCACGGCGTGCACCGAGCTGTGGGGCGAGCCGGGCGAGCGGGCGGAGGACGGCGTGGAGAAGGCCGACACGGCCGACGCCAGGGATCTGCGCGAGCTCGCCGGTGTGCTCGACCGGGCGCTGCGGAACGCCCGGCCGCGCCCTGCCGTACCCGACTATCCGGCGTTCAGCCGCGCGTTCCACCGCTACCTGCACAACGCGATCGTGGGCAGCGAGACGGTGTCGAAGCAGGAGCTTGAGCGCCTGCTCACCGCGTGCGCGGGCTGGACCCCGCCCCGCGGCCAGTGCCCGTGA
- a CDS encoding transcriptional regulator, which translates to MGKPTAKELIAAAAKEIVVGPNTFLDLLEEGRVPNDRLRAFAGEQYWILRSDQRSFAALAARFPEAPAGEMFLSLSGGEIQAQRLLVTFADAVGADEAFLRRYEPDPLAQTYPAYLAWSAINGTLSGITLAMLTNFGVWGAYCARTAGALASRYDLAENAVAFFHFFSKMPPGFEEQATTVIQAGLDAGEDSAMALRMARALYRYEIAFWDALAEGL; encoded by the coding sequence ATGGGCAAGCCCACGGCCAAGGAGCTGATCGCGGCCGCCGCCAAGGAGATCGTCGTCGGGCCGAACACGTTCCTCGACCTGCTCGAGGAGGGGCGGGTGCCGAACGACCGGCTGCGGGCGTTCGCCGGTGAGCAGTACTGGATCCTGCGCAGCGACCAGCGCAGCTTCGCCGCGCTCGCGGCCCGCTTCCCCGAGGCGCCCGCGGGCGAGATGTTCCTGTCCCTCAGCGGCGGCGAGATCCAGGCCCAGCGGCTGCTCGTCACCTTCGCCGACGCGGTCGGTGCCGACGAGGCGTTCCTGCGGCGCTACGAGCCGGACCCGTTGGCCCAGACCTATCCGGCGTACCTCGCGTGGAGCGCGATCAACGGCACGCTGAGCGGCATCACACTGGCCATGCTCACGAACTTCGGCGTCTGGGGCGCCTACTGTGCCCGCACCGCCGGCGCCCTCGCCTCCCGCTACGACCTCGCCGAGAACGCCGTGGCCTTCTTCCACTTCTTCAGCAAGATGCCGCCCGGCTTCGAGGAACAGGCAACCACCGTGATCCAGGCCGGCCTCGACGCGGGCGAGGACTCGGCGATGGCCCTCCGCATGGCCCGCGCCCTGTACCGCTACGAGATCGCCTTCTGGGACGCCCTGGCCGAGGGCCTGTGA